In Quercus robur chromosome 11, dhQueRobu3.1, whole genome shotgun sequence, the following proteins share a genomic window:
- the LOC126705499 gene encoding protein EXORDIUM-like 2 has protein sequence MGSYYHFAILFLLCCSITVAPTGARKLTALVEQQPLILKYHNGALLKGNITVNLIWYGQFTPIQRSIIVDFIQSLNSPRASLPSVSTWWKTTDKYKGGSSALVVGKQILHEAYTLGKSLKTRHLLALSNKVNGLNSINVVLTAKDVAVDGFCMSRCGTHGSTRVSQGKRVTRSAYVWVGNSETQCPGQCAWPFHQPIYGPQTPPLVSPNGDVGVDGMIINLATVLAGTVTNPFNNGYFQGPATAPLEAVSACTGIFGSGAYPGDPGRVLVEKTTGASYNANGVNGRKYLLPAMWDPKTSACKTLV, from the coding sequence ATGGGTTCTTATTACCACTTTgccattctctttcttttatgctGTTCCATTACCGTAGCTCCCACTGGTGCTAGAAAGCTCACGGCTCTCGTTGAACAACAGCCGTTGATTCTCAAGTATCACAACGGTGCTCTTCTGAAGGGCAACATCACCGTTAATTTGATCTGGTACGGCCAGTTCACTCCAATCCAGCGGTCCATAATCGTCGATTTCATCCAATCCCTCAACTCTCCTCGGGCCTCACTTCCCTCAGTGTCCACGTGGTGGAAAACCACTGACAAGTACAAGGGGGGTTCTTCTGCGCTCGTCGTAGGGAAGCAAATCCTCCACGAAGCTTATACCTTGGGCAAGTCACTCAAAACAAGGCACTTGTTGGCTTTGTCTAACAAAGTTAACGGACTGAACTCGATTAACGTTGTTTTGACGGCTAAGGATGTCGCCGTCGATGGGTTTTGTATGAGCAGGTGTGGGACCCACGGGTCGACTCGGGTGAGTCAGGGGAAGAGGGTGACTCGTTCTGCTTACGTTTGGGTTGGTAACTCGGAGACTCAGTGTCCGGGTCAATGCGCTTGGCCCTTTCACCAGCCCATTTACGGCCCACAAACCCCGCCGTTAGTTTCGCCTAACGGAGACGTCGGAGTCGACGGAATGATCATCAACTTGGCTACCGTTTTGGCTGGCACCGTCACGAATCCGTTTAATAACGGATATTTCCAGGGCCCGGCAACGGCGCCGTTAGAGGCTGTTTCGGCTTGCACAGGGATATTCGGGTCGGGTGCGTACCCGGGTGATCCGGGTCGGGTGTTGGTGGAAAAGACAACCGGGGCGAGTTACAATGCGAACGGAGTGAATGGGAGGAAGTACTTGCTGCCAGCTATGTGGGACCCGAAAACCTCGGCGTGTAAGACGCTCGTGTAA